The DNA sequence TCGCCTCGAGCGCCTGCTGAATCGCCGCTCTCACTTCATTGGCCAGCGCGCCGAGTTTCGGGCGCTCTTCCGGCGGCAATGCCCCCATGCCGCGCAGCACTTCGGTGATCGGCCCTTTTTTGCCCAAGTAAGCGACGCGCACGTCATTCAGTGCTTTGACGTCTTTCGCCTCATCGATTCGGCGAAGCGCTTCTTGCTTCAGCTCGTACAGCCGTTCTTTCACTTGAGTCCCTCCTCTATCCAAAATAAAAAACCCGCCCCCCGGTAAGGGACGAGTTGTTGCTCGCGGTACCACCCTTGTTAACAGCACAAATGTGCTGTTCGCTTCATTGCGATAACGGCCGAAAGCCGGAACACCTTTACATCCCCTTTTGGGATGGTCCCGGTGCCAACTCGGGAGGTGAACTTCACTTGCGTCGGCCATAAAAACGCTCCCAGTCTCCGGCGTTTTCTCCCTGGATGGCGAGCGGCAAGCTACTTTTCTCCGTCATCGTTGTTGTCCGTATGGAAAATGTCGCTATTTATTATACGCAAAGAAAACGGCAAAGGCAAGGTCAGGCCGAAATTTCTTTGCGCAGCTCATCGTTTACCGCACCGCCTGCAAGGAATAAAGCAAAATTCCGGCCGCGACGGCGACATTCAGCGACTCGGCTTGGCCGTAAATCGGGATGTAGATGGTTTCCGTCGTCATCTCGAGCCATTCGCGCCGGACGCCGCTTCCTTCATTGCCGACGAGCAAGGCGAAGGAAGACGAAGGCGGAACGGTGCGGTAATCAACGGCATTCTCCAAGGCCGTTCCGTACACCGGAATGCCCTGCTCCTTGAAACGCGCGATCCATTGCGCCAAATCGCCTTTGACAACCGGAAGATGAAACAGCGACCCTTGCGTCGCCCGCACGACTTTCGGATTGTACACATCGGCGCACCCTTCGCCAAGGATGACAGCATCGATCCCGGCGGCATCGGCGGTGCGAATCATCGTCCCGAGATTGCCCGGGTCTTGCACGGCGTCAATGAGCAAGGCGGTCTTCACGCCTTCAAGCTCGGCCGGCAGCTGTCGGCACACCGCGGCGATGCCTTGCGGCGTCTCCGTGCTGCTGATCGCCTTCATCACCGCTTCGGTCACGATCACAACCGGGACGCTGACGTCCCAGCCGGGCGGGATGGCTGTCCGCTCGTCCACCATCAGCTCAACAAGCGGCGCTCGGCTTTTTACAGCCTCTTCGACAAGATGAAACCCTTCAAGCAAAAACAATCCGGTCTCATCGCGCCCTTTTTTGGTCAGCAGCTTTTTCCATTGTTTGACGCGCGCATTTTTCGGCGATTCGATCCGCTTCACCGTTTCGTCCCCCAATGTTTGGCGATAAACTCGTCGCGCCCGGACGCGGCGCGGTCTTGCTTGTAATGCTCCGGATTTTTCTTATGGTAGTTTTGATGATACTCTTCCGCCGGGTAAAACGTCGTCGCCGGCAAAATTTTCGTTACAATCGGCTTCGAGAAGCGCCCGCTTTCCTCGAGCGCCCGCTTTGACTGCTCGGCGAGCTGGCGCTGTTTTTCGTTATGGTAAAAAATCGCCGTCCGGTATTGCGGCCCGCGGTCGTGAAACTGGCCGCCGTCATCGGTCGGGTCGATTTGACACCAATACAGCTCCAACAGCCGCTCATACGGAAAGACGTCCGGGTCAAACGTGATTTGCACCGCTTCGTAATGGCCGGTCGTGCCGGTTTTCACTTGCTCGTATGTTGGGTTTTCGACATGCCCGCCCGTATAGCCGGAGACGATGCCGTAAATGCCGTCAAGCTCCTCAAACGGCGTCACCATGCACCAAAAGCAGCCGCCGGCGAATGTCGCTTTTTCCATTGTGTCGTCACCTCATTCGTCAAGTTTCTTCATTTGATTATAACAAAATGTGTGCCGTTGTCATCTTTCACGACCAAAGCCAAGTTCCTTCACAAAGCCAGGCTCGTTCCGTTCCGCACGCCGGCCGCTCATGTCACTGAGTCAAGCTGTCGTTTCATTTCGGTCTAGTTTTTCCTCTATTATACCATATACGAGAGCCGCTCCATGTATAAATCCGCCGCCATTGGCAAACGATAACGGTGTATAATACGGCCAATGAGGTGAGACAAATGGATTTGAACTTGCGGAAAGCCATTATGCACAACGTCGCCAACAACTCGAAAGAACAGCTCGAGAATACAATCGAGGACGCGATCCAGCGTGGCGAGGAAAAATATTTGCCCGGCCTCGGCGTCCTCTTTGAAGCCATTTGGACGCACGCCAATGAACAGCAAAAAGACATGATGCTCACCACGCTCGAGCAGGCGGTTAAACAATGACGAACACCGGCCGAATTGGCCGGTGTTTTTATTCGTCAAACGTCAGTTGTTTCACTTTGTCGGCGTCAAGCCGTTTGATCACTTCGACAAGCAGCTTGACCGTGTTCTCGTAGTCGTCGCGATGCAAAATGGCGGCGTGCGAGTGGATGTAGCGCGTCGGGATGGCGATCGTGAGCGACGGAACGCCGCTGCCCGTTAAATGAATCGCTCCCGCATCCGTACCGCCGCCCGGCATGGCATCAAAATGGTACGGAATGTTCAGCTCTTCCGCCAATTCGATGACGAATTCGCGCAAGCCGCGGTGCGACACCATCGTCGCGTCGTACAGGACGATGTGCGGGCCGGCGCCGAGTTTGCCCATCGCTTCTTTTTCCGACACGCCCGGTGTATCGCCGGCAATGCCGACATCCACCGCAAAGGCGATATCCGGCTGAATGAATTGGGCGGCCGTGCGCGCGCCGCGCAAGCCGACTTCTTCCTGCACCGTGCCGACGCCGTATACCGTGTTTGGATGGTCGACGCCTTTCAGCTGCTTGAGCACATCGATGGCGACCGCACAGCCGATCCGGTTGTCCCATGCTTTCGCGAGCAGCATTTTTTCATTGTTCAATACCGTAAATTCAAAATACGGCACGATCATATCGCCCGGGCGGACGCCCCACTCCATCGCTTCCTCGCGGCTTGTCGCGCCGATGTCGATGAACATATCTTTGATTTCCACCGGTTTTTTGCGCGCCTCCGGCGGCAGAATGTGCGGCGGCTTCGAACCGATGACGCCGGTGACGTCGCCTTTTTTCGTCACGATCGTCACGCGCTGGGCGAGCATCACTTGGCTCCACCATCCGCCAAGCGTTTGGAAGCGGATGAAGCCTTTGTCGTCGATTTGCGTCACCATAAAGCCGACTTCATCCAAATGGCCGGCGATCATCACTTTCGGCCCGCCCGATTTCCCTTCTTTTTTGGCAATCAAGCTGCCGAGGCCATCCGTTGTCACTTCATCCGCATACGGAGCTATGTATGTCTTCATCACATCGCGCGCTTCCCGCTCATTGCCCGGGACGCCTTTCGCATCGGTCAGCGCTTTCAGCATCGTCAACGTTTCGTCCAACTTCGCCATCTTGGCACTCCTTTCCGGTTTTGTCCACTTTTTTATTATACTTGAAAAGGCTGACGATTGGCAAAATGAATCATTCGCCATCC is a window from the Geobacillus stearothermophilus ATCC 12980 genome containing:
- a CDS encoding M42 family metallopeptidase, giving the protein MAKLDETLTMLKALTDAKGVPGNEREARDVMKTYIAPYADEVTTDGLGSLIAKKEGKSGGPKVMIAGHLDEVGFMVTQIDDKGFIRFQTLGGWWSQVMLAQRVTIVTKKGDVTGVIGSKPPHILPPEARKKPVEIKDMFIDIGATSREEAMEWGVRPGDMIVPYFEFTVLNNEKMLLAKAWDNRIGCAVAIDVLKQLKGVDHPNTVYGVGTVQEEVGLRGARTAAQFIQPDIAFAVDVGIAGDTPGVSEKEAMGKLGAGPHIVLYDATMVSHRGLREFVIELAEELNIPYHFDAMPGGGTDAGAIHLTGSGVPSLTIAIPTRYIHSHAAILHRDDYENTVKLLVEVIKRLDADKVKQLTFDE
- the sspI gene encoding small acid-soluble spore protein SspI, which codes for MDLNLRKAIMHNVANNSKEQLENTIEDAIQRGEEKYLPGLGVLFEAIWTHANEQQKDMMLTTLEQAVKQ
- a CDS encoding TrmH family RNA methyltransferase; translation: MKRIESPKNARVKQWKKLLTKKGRDETGLFLLEGFHLVEEAVKSRAPLVELMVDERTAIPPGWDVSVPVVIVTEAVMKAISSTETPQGIAAVCRQLPAELEGVKTALLIDAVQDPGNLGTMIRTADAAGIDAVILGEGCADVYNPKVVRATQGSLFHLPVVKGDLAQWIARFKEQGIPVYGTALENAVDYRTVPPSSSFALLVGNEGSGVRREWLEMTTETIYIPIYGQAESLNVAVAAGILLYSLQAVR
- the msrA gene encoding peptide-methionine (S)-S-oxide reductase MsrA gives rise to the protein MEKATFAGGCFWCMVTPFEELDGIYGIVSGYTGGHVENPTYEQVKTGTTGHYEAVQITFDPDVFPYERLLELYWCQIDPTDDGGQFHDRGPQYRTAIFYHNEKQRQLAEQSKRALEESGRFSKPIVTKILPATTFYPAEEYHQNYHKKNPEHYKQDRAASGRDEFIAKHWGTKR